The sequence below is a genomic window from Patescibacteria group bacterium.
CAAAAGAACTTTAGCAGTTTTGCCGCATTGATCGCATTTAATTTCGACCATTTCTTTGTTAATTTCTTCTCTTTTTTTCTTTCGACATTCAGGGCAACGGGCTGGTTCATGAACAAAACCTTTGCGGGCAAAAAAATCTTGTTCAGAAACAGAAAATACAAAAGTATTTTCGCATTCTTTGCAGGTTAATTTTTTATCTTCAAAAGGCATAGTAGTAAAATCCTTTTTAATTTAGATGACCAAATTCATCTTAATTATAACAAATAATTAGTTTAATTGCCAAGTTATTGAGATTTTTTGAGATTTTAAATTTTTCATTTATATGATAATATAGGAATGAGGCATGATGAATAAAGAT
It includes:
- a CDS encoding zinc-ribbon domain containing protein; this translates as MPFEDKKLTCKECENTFVFSVSEQDFFARKGFVHEPARCPECRKKKREEINKEMVEIKCDQCGKTAKVLLDIKKNIPVYCQECFDKIKKESL